The following are encoded in a window of Aromatoleum petrolei genomic DNA:
- a CDS encoding peptidylprolyl isomerase, which translates to MTAIVRIDDENIGTEDFVRILKLTGRFESLMDEIVRDRVAVHAAKKAGIPVAAEEIQERANQYRRVLGLHRAADMNRYLDAMGVSLDEFEDFIVDGLYQEKMMQRVCSDQAVEEFFQLNSPRFDSIEVSHIVLENEGQAKEMMSLLADDPESFGELAREHSIADTREQGGYVGTVLRGSLKTEIEAKVFNASVGDLLGPFAAPDRSFFEIFLVNAKNPARLDGDTAAEIRRLLRDAWLAARAQEHVIEVR; encoded by the coding sequence ATGACGGCGATCGTGCGAATCGATGATGAAAACATCGGCACCGAGGATTTCGTGCGGATCCTGAAGCTGACCGGACGCTTCGAGAGCCTGATGGACGAGATCGTGCGCGACCGAGTCGCGGTGCATGCGGCGAAGAAGGCGGGCATCCCGGTGGCGGCCGAGGAGATTCAGGAGCGCGCGAACCAGTACCGCCGCGTGCTGGGCCTGCACCGCGCTGCCGACATGAACCGCTACCTCGACGCGATGGGCGTGAGCCTGGACGAGTTCGAGGACTTCATCGTCGACGGCCTGTACCAGGAGAAGATGATGCAGCGCGTGTGCAGCGACCAGGCGGTGGAGGAATTCTTCCAGCTCAACTCGCCGCGCTTCGACAGCATCGAGGTGAGCCACATCGTGCTCGAGAACGAAGGCCAGGCGAAGGAGATGATGTCGCTGCTGGCGGACGATCCCGAGAGCTTCGGCGAGCTCGCGCGCGAGCATTCCATTGCCGACACGCGCGAACAGGGCGGCTACGTTGGCACGGTGCTGCGCGGCTCGCTCAAGACCGAGATCGAGGCCAAGGTGTTCAACGCGAGCGTCGGTGACCTGCTCGGACCCTTCGCCGCGCCCGACCGCTCGTTCTTCGAGATCTTCCTCGTGAACGCAAAGAACCCGGCGCGCCTCGACGGCGACACCGCCGCCGAGATCCGCCGCCTGCTGCGCGATGCCTGGCTCGCCGCACGGGCGCAGGAACACGTGATCGAAGTGCGCTAG
- a CDS encoding HlyD family efflux transporter periplasmic adaptor subunit, whose translation MKNESQLGKSQLRPLTDALEDHSAEGIELLTAEPGRLSQALVVVMLGLVVAALIWSFVGRADVIVTAPGILAPESEVRRVYAPIDGELVDVYMEPGQPVSKGDVLARLNARGAVEAATHALEAQLKLEDAEREWKRFPERKALLERKAEALKQQIEAALHVHEKRVAEGTTKLAEGQKAQLQQARSELDNARRTRDATKLEYDRYQSLFALPGGGGVSQLQVETKKTAWLAAENALRVAQSRLGELDFRLSQESAKASAELETSDQEVTRLRIDYDAASREVAKEEDKLRLQLQTARLAAQAAERIRFENIDKDNFLLILAPVDGVVTDVSTTQPGDKVQANTPLGGIAPKDARAVIKMEIAERDRAFLREGLPVKLKFSAFPYQRYGLIDGTLEFISPATAASPKTKEPVYEGHVTLARDHYLVSDTKYPVRYGMTATAEIVVRERRVIDLALDPFRQISG comes from the coding sequence ATGAAGAACGAAAGTCAGCTCGGTAAGAGTCAACTCAGGCCGCTGACCGACGCTCTCGAGGATCACAGCGCCGAGGGCATCGAGCTCCTCACCGCCGAGCCGGGGCGCCTGAGCCAGGCACTCGTCGTCGTGATGCTCGGGCTGGTCGTCGCGGCCCTGATCTGGTCCTTCGTCGGGCGGGCCGACGTGATCGTCACGGCGCCCGGCATCCTCGCGCCGGAGTCCGAGGTGCGCCGCGTGTATGCACCGATCGACGGCGAGCTGGTGGACGTCTACATGGAGCCCGGCCAGCCGGTGTCGAAGGGCGACGTGCTCGCGCGGCTCAACGCCCGAGGCGCGGTCGAGGCCGCGACCCATGCGCTGGAGGCGCAATTGAAGCTCGAGGATGCCGAGCGCGAATGGAAACGCTTCCCCGAGCGCAAGGCGCTGCTCGAACGCAAGGCCGAGGCGCTGAAGCAGCAGATCGAGGCGGCGCTGCACGTGCACGAGAAGCGCGTTGCGGAGGGCACGACGAAGCTCGCCGAAGGCCAGAAGGCGCAATTGCAGCAGGCGCGCAGCGAGCTCGACAACGCGCGCCGCACGCGCGACGCGACGAAGCTGGAGTACGACCGCTATCAAAGCCTGTTCGCGCTGCCCGGCGGCGGCGGCGTGTCGCAGCTGCAGGTCGAAACGAAGAAGACCGCCTGGCTCGCGGCGGAGAACGCCTTGCGCGTCGCCCAGTCCCGGCTCGGCGAGCTGGATTTCCGCCTGAGCCAGGAAAGCGCCAAGGCCAGCGCCGAACTCGAGACCAGCGACCAGGAAGTGACGCGGCTGCGGATCGACTACGACGCGGCCTCGCGTGAAGTCGCGAAGGAGGAGGACAAGCTGCGCCTGCAACTGCAGACGGCGCGGCTGGCGGCGCAGGCGGCCGAGCGGATCCGCTTCGAGAACATCGACAAGGACAACTTCCTGCTGATCCTCGCGCCGGTCGATGGCGTCGTCACCGACGTGAGCACCACCCAGCCGGGCGACAAGGTCCAGGCCAACACCCCGCTCGGCGGCATCGCGCCGAAGGACGCGCGCGCGGTGATCAAGATGGAGATCGCCGAACGCGACCGCGCCTTCCTGCGCGAAGGCCTGCCGGTGAAGCTGAAGTTCAGCGCCTTCCCGTATCAGCGCTACGGCCTCATCGACGGCACGCTCGAGTTCATCTCGCCCGCGACGGCCGCGTCGCCGAAGACCAAGGAGCCCGTCTACGAGGGCCACGTGACGCTCGCGCGCGACCACTACCTCGTCTCGGACACCAAGTACCCGGTCCGCTACGGCATGACGGCCACGGCGGAGATCGTCGTGCGCGAGCGTCGCGTGATCGACCTCGCGCTCGACCCCTTCCGCCAGATCAGCGGCTGA
- a CDS encoding FHA domain-containing protein, whose product MTADEAFSAAMQATAEQEFSVRLKPKSHPELGDILIEENLFAIGRNEPPFASYDRELVAELSRRHARVFWEGGALYVADLGSKNGTSVNGVAVEDKPCRLYDRDELGLGGTLTFRVKIAPRTAKPRRAGALLSLTLTPVRDDLGLQPIVIARFPFLVSKADEVFARYKNASPHQVKYLSRRHAHIFLKGNAPFVEDLGSTNGTFVDGTRLDEHAVELRDGAVLGFAGSHFVYTVGLQREPETDPTLTTFSPADAVAADAHANADRTTFVAAADSFLDIFCHDPAAAQDELDNDEVQPEDAPPQVVERERSRAAIFLRELRKAFAGGARDTQRRALRWGVPGLALLVAVALGVYFIGSTEREVKDLLAEGAYAQALAAADEYLAGNPDDAALKALGTEALLKARLPEWIAALQGGGFDRATAAVADMKSQAGHNADALALIGELEWIGGLEQFMRERGGAEAPIRLYADEERIRALLQRWNDDAKGHQRALALIGAHVPAFRDVHAEAMTHLRKLESDESVYLAAIDRLNANIATELAQDRPEALETVLSEYADKYPRLAGIDALREDLRQYAALDAAIRAGKLGPLIAVLDRLKLATPPFRQQLAKLQAGRLPSAELVRQYRTASAAWREGRAEEALAALQDIPTGAWADVAARQLEHRRAVQQQFKELQPLRQAQGGKGYEERLLAFYGSLDADEDAWFVRATEAEVRSYRDKALGRANELLGRVQGLWRQYRNGGGIGGEHRLEAGISGTFRAQARLLSESHADMQQAMRIFRLLNTADAAKWASLEEAIDTEIGLQRRSLQDLHMVLEPGLLQAKLALIGGRIDEERKSAR is encoded by the coding sequence ATGACTGCTGACGAAGCCTTTTCCGCCGCGATGCAGGCGACGGCCGAACAGGAGTTCAGCGTTCGGCTCAAGCCCAAATCCCATCCGGAACTGGGCGACATCCTCATCGAGGAGAACCTGTTCGCGATCGGGCGCAACGAGCCCCCGTTCGCGTCGTATGACCGCGAGCTCGTTGCCGAGCTGTCGCGCCGCCATGCCCGGGTGTTCTGGGAGGGAGGCGCGCTCTACGTCGCGGACCTCGGCAGCAAGAACGGCACGAGCGTCAATGGCGTCGCCGTGGAGGACAAGCCCTGCCGGCTGTACGACCGCGATGAGCTCGGCCTGGGCGGGACGCTCACGTTTCGCGTGAAGATCGCGCCCCGCACGGCGAAACCGCGTCGCGCCGGTGCGCTGCTGAGCCTCACGCTCACGCCCGTGCGCGACGACCTCGGCCTCCAGCCCATCGTCATCGCCCGCTTCCCCTTCCTGGTCAGCAAGGCCGACGAGGTGTTCGCACGCTACAAGAATGCGAGCCCGCATCAGGTGAAGTACCTCTCGCGGCGCCATGCGCACATCTTCCTCAAAGGCAATGCGCCCTTCGTCGAGGACCTGGGCAGCACCAACGGCACCTTCGTCGACGGCACGCGGCTCGACGAGCATGCGGTCGAACTGCGCGACGGCGCCGTGCTCGGTTTTGCCGGCAGTCATTTCGTGTACACCGTCGGCCTGCAGCGCGAGCCCGAGACCGACCCGACGCTGACCACATTCAGCCCCGCCGACGCGGTCGCCGCCGATGCGCACGCCAATGCCGACCGGACGACCTTCGTCGCGGCCGCCGACTCCTTCCTCGACATCTTCTGCCACGATCCCGCCGCCGCGCAGGACGAGCTCGACAACGACGAGGTGCAGCCCGAGGACGCGCCGCCGCAGGTCGTGGAGCGCGAACGCAGCCGGGCCGCGATCTTCCTGCGCGAGCTGCGCAAGGCCTTTGCGGGCGGGGCGCGCGATACGCAGCGGCGCGCATTGCGCTGGGGCGTGCCGGGACTGGCGCTGCTCGTGGCGGTCGCGCTCGGCGTGTATTTCATCGGTTCCACCGAGCGGGAAGTGAAGGACCTGCTGGCCGAAGGCGCGTATGCGCAGGCGCTGGCGGCGGCCGACGAGTACCTGGCGGGGAATCCGGACGATGCGGCGCTGAAGGCGCTCGGCACCGAGGCGCTGCTCAAGGCCAGGCTGCCCGAATGGATAGCGGCGCTGCAGGGCGGCGGCTTCGATCGGGCGACGGCGGCAGTCGCCGACATGAAATCGCAGGCTGGCCACAACGCCGATGCCCTGGCCCTGATCGGCGAGCTGGAGTGGATCGGGGGGCTGGAGCAGTTCATGCGCGAGCGCGGCGGTGCGGAGGCGCCGATCCGCCTGTACGCCGACGAAGAGCGGATCAGGGCCCTGCTGCAGCGCTGGAACGACGACGCCAAGGGTCACCAGCGCGCGCTGGCCCTGATCGGCGCGCACGTGCCGGCGTTCAGGGACGTCCATGCAGAGGCGATGACCCATCTGCGCAAGCTGGAGAGCGACGAATCGGTGTATCTCGCCGCGATCGATCGCCTGAACGCGAACATCGCGACGGAGCTGGCGCAGGACCGCCCGGAGGCGCTGGAGACGGTGCTGAGCGAGTATGCCGACAAGTACCCGCGGCTCGCCGGCATCGACGCCCTGCGCGAGGACCTGCGCCAGTATGCCGCGCTCGACGCCGCGATACGCGCGGGCAAGCTGGGGCCGCTGATCGCGGTGCTCGACCGGCTGAAGCTCGCTACGCCGCCGTTCCGGCAGCAGCTGGCGAAGCTGCAGGCGGGCCGGCTGCCGTCGGCGGAGCTCGTGCGCCAGTACCGGACGGCCTCCGCCGCTTGGCGCGAGGGCAGGGCGGAAGAGGCCTTGGCCGCGCTGCAGGACATCCCGACGGGGGCGTGGGCCGACGTGGCCGCCCGCCAGCTCGAACATCGCAGGGCGGTGCAGCAGCAGTTCAAGGAGCTGCAGCCGCTGCGGCAGGCGCAGGGGGGCAAGGGCTACGAGGAGCGCCTGCTGGCGTTCTACGGTTCGCTCGATGCCGACGAGGACGCCTGGTTCGTCCGCGCCACCGAAGCGGAGGTGCGCAGCTATCGCGACAAGGCACTGGGGCGTGCGAATGAACTGCTCGGCCGGGTGCAGGGCCTGTGGCGCCAGTACCGCAACGGTGGCGGCATCGGCGGCGAGCACAGGCTCGAGGCGGGTATCTCGGGCACCTTCCGTGCGCAGGCCCGCCTGCTGTCCGAGTCCCACGCCGACATGCAGCAGGCGATGCGGATATTCCGCCTGCTGAACACCGCGGACGCCGCCAAGTGGGCATCGCTGGAGGAAGCGATCGACACGGAGATCGGCCTGCAGCGGCGCTCGCTGCAGGATCTGCACATGGTGCTGGAGCCGGGTCTGCTGCAGGCCAAGCTGGCGCTGATCGGAGGTCGCATCGATGAAGAACGAAAGTCAGCTCGGTAA
- a CDS encoding efflux transporter outer membrane subunit, translated as MRPINLTAARLLLVGMGVVLASGCANVGITEYARPATPAKADWSRQAVSAADTIAPDWWREFRDPHLDELVNKAISGNFDVKILAARIQVANAQIGEARAGALPTLDLGAGASFEKSTGQKSVTQYNLGTQLNWEIDIWGKVEKGVQAQTAEYHASEADWRAGYLKLVSDVSTTYFQILQLDEQIDQQQRALARNREILTTYEAMHKHGLVPNTQVLRQRAEINKLTHDLLDLRRARDLAGNALATLLGVPAGEFRVPVGRLQDRVQLPAVPAGLPSLLLERRPDIIAAEFRVLQAHNLVGQAKLAQLPSISLTARGGTSSFALGDLLKSFTFGFLPSINIPLLDPSVKARVKTSEAQIKVVEHDYQRVVIGAFEEVENALVNLDAHKQQRTELQQQIDQLKVVATQTERQLREGVVSQLEVFETERTLLAAQLALLANHQQILADTVTLYKALGGGWPTVEVANARN; from the coding sequence ATGAGACCTATTAACCTGACTGCCGCCCGCCTGCTGCTTGTCGGCATGGGTGTCGTGCTCGCGAGCGGTTGCGCCAACGTGGGCATCACCGAGTACGCGCGTCCCGCCACGCCCGCGAAGGCCGACTGGTCGCGTCAGGCGGTGTCGGCCGCCGACACGATCGCGCCCGACTGGTGGCGCGAGTTCCGCGACCCCCACCTCGACGAGCTGGTCAATAAGGCGATATCCGGCAACTTCGACGTCAAGATCCTCGCCGCGCGCATCCAGGTCGCCAACGCGCAGATCGGCGAGGCACGCGCCGGGGCGCTGCCCACGCTCGACCTCGGCGCCGGCGCGAGCTTCGAGAAAAGCACCGGCCAGAAATCCGTGACCCAGTACAACCTCGGCACTCAGCTCAACTGGGAAATCGACATCTGGGGCAAGGTGGAGAAGGGCGTCCAGGCGCAGACCGCCGAGTACCATGCGTCCGAGGCCGACTGGCGGGCCGGCTACCTGAAGCTCGTCTCCGACGTATCGACGACCTATTTCCAGATCCTGCAGCTGGACGAGCAGATCGACCAGCAGCAGCGCGCGCTCGCCAGGAACCGGGAAATCCTCACCACCTACGAGGCGATGCACAAGCACGGGCTCGTACCCAACACTCAGGTGCTGCGCCAGCGTGCCGAGATTAACAAGCTGACGCACGACCTGCTGGACCTGCGCCGCGCGCGCGATCTCGCCGGCAATGCGCTCGCGACCCTGCTCGGGGTGCCGGCGGGTGAATTCAGGGTGCCGGTGGGGCGCCTGCAGGATCGAGTGCAGCTGCCGGCGGTGCCGGCCGGCCTTCCTTCCCTGCTGCTCGAGCGCCGGCCCGACATCATTGCCGCGGAGTTCCGCGTGCTGCAGGCGCACAACCTGGTCGGGCAGGCCAAGCTCGCGCAGCTGCCGTCGATCAGCCTGACCGCGCGCGGCGGCACGTCCAGTTTCGCGCTGGGCGACCTGCTCAAGTCCTTCACCTTCGGCTTCCTGCCGAGCATCAACATCCCGCTGCTCGACCCGAGCGTGAAGGCGCGCGTGAAGACCAGCGAGGCCCAGATCAAGGTCGTGGAGCACGACTACCAGCGTGTCGTCATCGGCGCGTTCGAGGAAGTGGAGAACGCGCTGGTGAATCTCGATGCGCACAAGCAGCAGCGAACGGAGCTGCAACAGCAGATCGACCAGCTGAAGGTCGTCGCGACCCAGACCGAACGGCAGCTCAGGGAAGGCGTGGTATCGCAGCTGGAAGTGTTCGAGACCGAGCGCACGCTGCTCGCCGCGCAACTCGCGCTGCTGGCCAATCATCAGCAGATCCTGGCCGACACGGTGACTCTGTACAAGGCGCTGGGCGGCGGCTGGCCGACCGTGGAGGTGGCGAATGCGCGCAACTGA
- a CDS encoding HD domain-containing phosphohydrolase — translation MQNTRTVPESATPVMAYLEVTAAGKVFPLHDEVLIGRDPQDSLSSDRFLCIPEHTVSRRHARIRLRDGAYFVEDLHSSNGTFVLGKRLQPGAWHPLRDGDELAVAAEHIIFHSLLVPPPESVPAMIKQTVDATLYARPLAAPPAQTAGDAQLTIRKLHAMAQVGIAVGAVTNSETLIEKIMNLIFELFPLAERAFILLSKNRDEAPVQVAARRRDGTVDRGDTLRLSRTIVAEVLQNKLAVLSVDTLADRRFGAQESIVDQGIRSVMCAPLLLEDEVLGLIQVDTSSDPYAFKGEDLQMLTGVCAEMAVALKNFQLYSDIERLLEGFVRASVQAIEERDPVTAGHSFRVAHYAEGLAQAVDRADGPELRQIVFTKDQLREIRYAALLHDFGKVGVREHVLRKEKKLHHADMRMLEQRFKYACACLERQAYRQLAERQCEQALGVEAFREEKRRVEAGLREEFGRLDEFLAAIRRANEPAISYTEAPRELDAILDYTYREPDGAAVPLLLQHEHLALGVSKGCLTAEERKQIESHVADTYSFLILIPWTHDLSGVPAIAHGHHEKLDGSGYPMGLRGGQISVQTRILTICDIYDALTAGDRPYKKAVPVAEALGLLEAECRAGHIDSRLFSVFVESKVWAAA, via the coding sequence ATGCAAAATACAAGGACCGTTCCCGAGTCCGCGACTCCAGTGATGGCCTACCTGGAGGTGACCGCCGCGGGCAAGGTCTTCCCCCTGCACGACGAGGTGCTCATCGGGCGCGATCCGCAGGACTCGCTCTCATCCGACCGCTTCCTGTGCATTCCCGAACACACCGTCAGCCGCCGCCATGCGCGCATCCGGCTGCGCGACGGGGCCTACTTCGTCGAGGACCTTCACTCGTCCAACGGTACTTTCGTGCTCGGCAAACGCCTGCAGCCGGGCGCCTGGCATCCCTTGCGCGATGGTGACGAGCTGGCGGTTGCGGCCGAGCACATCATATTCCATTCGCTGCTCGTGCCGCCGCCCGAAAGCGTGCCGGCCATGATCAAGCAGACGGTCGACGCGACCCTGTACGCCCGCCCGCTCGCGGCCCCGCCGGCGCAGACGGCGGGCGATGCGCAGCTGACGATCCGCAAGCTGCACGCGATGGCCCAGGTCGGGATCGCAGTGGGGGCGGTGACCAACAGCGAGACGCTGATCGAGAAGATCATGAACCTGATCTTCGAGCTGTTTCCGCTGGCCGAACGGGCTTTCATCCTGCTGAGCAAGAACCGCGACGAGGCGCCGGTGCAGGTGGCGGCGCGCCGGCGCGACGGCACGGTGGATCGCGGTGACACGCTGCGGCTGTCGCGCACCATCGTCGCCGAGGTGCTGCAGAACAAGCTGGCCGTCCTGTCGGTCGATACGCTCGCCGACCGCCGTTTCGGCGCGCAGGAATCGATCGTCGACCAAGGGATCCGCAGCGTGATGTGCGCCCCGCTGCTGCTCGAGGACGAGGTGCTGGGCCTGATCCAGGTCGATACGTCCTCGGATCCGTATGCCTTCAAGGGCGAGGATCTGCAGATGCTGACCGGGGTGTGCGCGGAAATGGCCGTTGCGCTGAAGAACTTCCAGCTGTATTCGGACATCGAGCGCCTGCTGGAAGGCTTCGTCCGCGCCTCGGTGCAGGCGATCGAGGAGCGCGATCCGGTGACGGCCGGGCATTCCTTCCGCGTCGCCCACTATGCGGAGGGGCTGGCCCAAGCGGTGGACCGTGCGGACGGACCGGAACTGCGCCAGATCGTGTTCACGAAGGACCAGCTGCGCGAGATCCGCTATGCGGCGCTGCTGCACGACTTCGGCAAGGTGGGCGTGCGCGAGCACGTGCTGCGCAAGGAGAAGAAGCTCCACCACGCCGACATGCGCATGCTCGAGCAGCGCTTCAAGTATGCCTGCGCGTGCCTGGAGCGGCAGGCGTATCGCCAGCTCGCCGAGCGCCAGTGCGAGCAGGCGCTGGGTGTCGAGGCGTTCCGCGAGGAGAAGCGGCGGGTCGAGGCGGGATTGCGCGAGGAGTTCGGGCGTCTGGACGAGTTTCTCGCAGCGATCCGGCGCGCCAATGAACCGGCGATCTCGTATACCGAAGCGCCGCGCGAGCTCGACGCGATTCTCGACTATACCTACAGAGAACCGGACGGTGCCGCCGTGCCGCTGCTGCTGCAGCACGAGCATCTGGCGCTCGGTGTATCGAAGGGCTGTCTGACCGCCGAGGAGCGCAAGCAGATCGAGTCGCACGTGGCCGATACCTATTCGTTCCTGATCCTGATCCCGTGGACGCACGACCTGTCCGGCGTGCCGGCCATCGCGCACGGGCATCACGAGAAGCTGGACGGCTCGGGGTATCCGATGGGGCTGCGCGGTGGGCAGATCAGCGTCCAGACCCGCATCCTGACGATCTGCGACATCTACGATGCACTGACGGCGGGCGACCGGCCGTACAAGAAGGCGGTGCCGGTCGCGGAGGCGCTGGGGCTGCTGGAGGCGGAGTGCCGGGCGGGGCACATCGATTCGCGCCTGTTCAGCGTGTTCGTCGAATCGAAGGTGTGGGCAGCGGCCTAG
- a CDS encoding serine/threonine protein kinase: MASLSHAIHAFQAGGLSSNEFFAQVDHALKAEKTDYTQLLEVLSEENTKYPLPPDVYAEVHRRIEHLAAPEQNKGAATSADQTRMLINPADMFPPADAASPAPPDAEPERVKGVGETIKGRFRLEECIGFGGMGTVYKALDLRKLEASDRNPYIAIKILNVQFRGHPKSLIALQREAKKAQTLAHPNIVTVYDFDRDGSMVYLTMEYLAGQPLSRMLHAPDFRGLPYADALRIFTGMANALSYAHERGFVHCDFKPANVFLTDNGQVKIIDFGIARVFRRSEEEVEATIFDAGSLGGLTPAYASPEILEHLEPDPRDDVYALACITYELLTGTHPFGRLPATQARNANLRPQRPKGLPAMQWRALRNALSFDRASRTPSVAQFLQGMKGEHRLTVPLALGVAGLATAALVAVTVIWYWEPSDTPASPQGSDEPPAAPAPTAEAAPPLPAPTPAPTPVPVAPPPAPALSLAAVTPVLAQVPCSALTASVSGDALQVRGYVPERFGVARLTEALNAIPGVKTLKADVQQLSDDKCNVIAALSSHWNRNWQAGHPASIRMRGAVAELTEGDALIVDVTTPAYESYVHVDYHVLDGSVAHLVPSRRARANQAPPNHSATIGTLAGWTISKPFGTELITLLVTPVPIFEGLRPEFESRAEYLRALEQRLREIAAKHGTDRIVADFVQITTRARER, encoded by the coding sequence ATGGCTAGTCTTTCGCACGCGATTCACGCCTTTCAGGCCGGAGGTCTGTCCAGCAACGAGTTCTTCGCGCAGGTTGACCACGCCCTGAAGGCCGAAAAGACCGACTACACCCAACTCCTGGAAGTCCTTAGCGAGGAAAACACCAAGTACCCGCTGCCGCCGGACGTCTACGCGGAAGTGCATCGGCGTATCGAGCATTTGGCAGCGCCGGAGCAGAACAAGGGTGCCGCCACCAGCGCCGACCAGACCCGGATGCTGATCAACCCCGCCGACATGTTCCCGCCGGCCGATGCGGCCTCGCCCGCCCCGCCGGACGCCGAACCGGAGCGGGTCAAGGGCGTCGGCGAGACCATCAAGGGACGCTTCCGGCTGGAAGAATGCATCGGCTTCGGCGGCATGGGCACCGTTTACAAGGCGCTCGACCTGCGCAAGCTGGAAGCCTCCGACCGCAATCCCTACATCGCCATCAAGATCCTGAACGTCCAGTTCCGCGGCCACCCGAAATCGCTGATCGCCCTGCAGCGCGAAGCGAAGAAGGCGCAGACGCTCGCGCACCCGAACATCGTCACCGTGTATGACTTCGACCGCGACGGGTCGATGGTGTACCTGACCATGGAATACCTGGCCGGGCAGCCGCTGAGCCGCATGCTGCACGCGCCGGATTTTCGCGGCCTGCCCTATGCCGACGCCCTGCGCATCTTCACCGGGATGGCGAACGCACTGTCGTACGCACACGAGCGCGGCTTCGTGCACTGCGATTTCAAGCCGGCGAACGTCTTCCTCACCGACAATGGCCAGGTGAAGATCATCGACTTCGGCATCGCCCGCGTCTTCCGGCGCTCGGAGGAAGAAGTCGAGGCGACGATCTTCGACGCGGGCAGCCTGGGCGGCCTGACGCCCGCGTATGCGAGCCCCGAGATCCTCGAACACCTCGAACCCGATCCGCGCGACGACGTGTACGCGCTTGCCTGCATCACCTACGAACTGCTGACCGGCACCCACCCGTTCGGGCGCCTGCCGGCGACGCAGGCACGCAATGCCAATTTGCGCCCGCAGCGCCCGAAAGGACTTCCCGCCATGCAGTGGCGGGCCCTGCGCAACGCGTTGTCCTTCGATCGCGCGTCGCGCACGCCCAGCGTCGCGCAGTTCCTGCAGGGGATGAAAGGCGAGCACCGCCTGACCGTGCCCCTGGCGCTGGGCGTCGCTGGCCTCGCGACGGCAGCGCTGGTGGCGGTGACGGTGATCTGGTATTGGGAACCGTCCGACACCCCCGCGTCGCCGCAAGGTTCCGACGAACCGCCCGCCGCCCCGGCGCCGACCGCAGAAGCCGCGCCCCCGCTCCCGGCGCCGACCCCGGCGCCGACGCCGGTGCCCGTCGCACCGCCGCCCGCTCCCGCACTCTCGCTCGCCGCGGTCACGCCCGTTCTGGCCCAGGTGCCCTGTTCCGCACTGACGGCCTCGGTCAGCGGCGACGCGCTGCAGGTCCGGGGCTACGTGCCCGAGCGTTTCGGCGTCGCGCGCCTAACCGAGGCGCTCAATGCCATCCCGGGTGTCAAGACGCTGAAGGCCGACGTGCAGCAACTGAGCGACGACAAATGCAACGTGATCGCGGCGCTTTCGTCCCACTGGAACCGCAACTGGCAGGCCGGGCACCCGGCGTCGATCCGGATGCGCGGCGCCGTCGCCGAGCTCACGGAAGGCGACGCGCTGATCGTCGACGTCACCACGCCCGCCTATGAATCCTACGTCCACGTCGATTATCACGTCCTCGACGGCAGCGTCGCCCACCTCGTCCCAAGCCGGCGCGCGCGAGCCAACCAGGCGCCGCCCAACCACTCCGCGACCATCGGAACGCTCGCGGGCTGGACGATCTCGAAGCCTTTCGGTACGGAGCTGATCACGCTGCTCGTGACGCCCGTCCCGATCTTCGAAGGGTTGCGGCCAGAATTCGAATCACGGGCCGAATACCTGCGCGCTCTCGAACAGCGCCTGCGCGAGATCGCCGCCAAGCACGGCACGGACCGCATCGTCGCGGACTTCGTGCAGATCACCACTCGCGCGCGCGAACGCTGA